One genomic segment of Microtus ochrogaster isolate Prairie Vole_2 linkage group LG8, MicOch1.0, whole genome shotgun sequence includes these proteins:
- the Ptk6 gene encoding LOW QUALITY PROTEIN: protein-tyrosine kinase 6 (The sequence of the model RefSeq protein was modified relative to this genomic sequence to represent the inferred CDS: deleted 2 bases in 1 codon), with protein MMSRDKDYLGPKYIGLWDFKARTNDELSFQAGDLLHVTRKEEQWWWATLLDAAGKALAEGYVPHDYLAEKETVESEPWFFGCISRLEAMDRLQAEDNSKGAFLVRVSKKPGADYVLSVRDTQAVRHYRIWRDDVGWLHLNEAVSFPGLSELVDYHKTQSLSHGLKLTMPCCKQKSEPLPHWDDWERPREEFTLCKKLGAGYFGGGEVFEGLWKDQIRVAVKVISRDNLLHQHTFQSEIQAMKKLRHKHILALYAVASAGDPVYIITELMPKGNLLQLLRDSGEKGLPISELLDFASQVAEGMCYLESQNYIHRDLAARNVLVTGNNICKVGDFGLARLVKEDIYLSHNPNVPYRWTAPEALSQGHYSSKSDVWSFGILLYEIFSKGLVPYPGMSNHEAFLRVNAGYRMPCPQDCPPTMHKLMLSCWSPDPKQRPCFKALCEKLSDTSWYENLV; from the exons ATGATGTCTCGGGACAAGGACTACCTGGGCCCTAAGTACATAGGCCTTTGGGACTTCAAGGCGCGAACAAATGATGAACTGAGCTTTCAGGCAGGAGACCTCCTGCATGTCACCAGGAAGGAGGAACAGTGGTGGTGGGCCACCCTGCTGGATGCGGCAGGCAAGGCCTTGGCTGAGGGCTATGTGCCCCACGATTACCTGGCTGAGAAGGAAACTGTGGAGTCTGAGCC GTGGTTCTTTGGTTGCATCTCCCGCTTGGAGGCCATGGACAGGCTGCAGGCTGAGGACAACTCAAAGGGAGCCTTCCTGGTCAGAGTCAGCAAGAAGCCAGGAGCAGACTATGTTCTTTCTG TACGGGACACTCAGGCCGTGCGACATTACAGGATCTGGAGGGATGACGTGGGCTGGCTGCACCTGAATGAGGCGGTATCCTTCCCCGGCCTGTCTGAGCTTGTGGACTACCACAAGACCCAGAGCCTGTCCCACGGCCTGAAACTGACCATGCCCTGCTGTAAG cAAAAATCTGAGCCCTTGCCCCACTGGGATGACTGGGAGAGGCCAAGGGAGGAGTTCACACTCTGTAAGAAGCTGGGGGCCGGCTActtt ggaggtggggaggtctTCGAAGGGCTCTGGAAGGACCAGATCCGTGTGGCCGTGAAGGTGATCTCTAGAG ACAACCTTCTACACCAGCACACCTTCCAGTCTGAGATCCAAGCCATGAAGAAGCTGCGGCACAAGCACATCCTGGCACTGTATGCTGTGGCATCTGCAGGGGATCCGGTCTACATCATCACGGAGCTCATGCCCAAGGGGAATCTGCTGCAGTTATTGCGGG ATTCCGGTGAGAAAGGCCTGCCTATTTCAGAACTGCTGGACTTTGCATCACAGGTTGCCGAGGGCATGTGCtacctggaatctcagaattacATCCACCGTGACCTGGCTGCTAGGAATGTTCTTGTTACAGGGAACAATATCTGCAAAGTGGGGGACTTCGGGCTGGCCAGGCTTGTCAAG GAGGACATCTACCTTTCCCACAACCCCAACGTCCCCTACAGATGGACAGCACCTGAGGCACTCTCCCAAGGGCATTACTCCAGCAAATCTGATGTCTGGTCTTTTGGGATTCTCCTCTATGAAATTTTCAGCAAGGGGCTGGTGCCCTATCCAG GCATGTCCAATCATGAGGCCTTCCTGAGGGTGAATGCCGGCTACCGCATGCCATGCCCCCAGGATTGCCCACCCACCATGCACAAGCTGATGCTCAGCTGCTGGAGCCCAGACCCCAAacagagaccttgcttcaaagcCCTGTGTGAGAAGCTCTCCGACACCAGCTGGTATGAGAACCTGGTCTGA